The DNA window ATGTCAATAACACATACATAGAAAATTCTCCTTCGTATTAATATTTATCGAAAAGACATCTTAAAtccaaagggatttttttccacttcatctGGTTAAACTATTTGGAAATGTCAGCCAGGTACTTAAGAGTATATAATGGATACACAAACTAGAACAAAGTGTTCTGTTTCCATGTAGGTGGGCAACAATGACTAAACTGGGAAAGATAACAAGGATTCTGCTTTGTAGACTCCTGCAATAACATCCTTATTCAATAACAGCTTTAAGAGTAGCACTCAATTAACGAATTTCGTATCTGaattctctttcctttaaatTGTATGAACTGCTAAAAGAAGTTCCTTAATGGATATTGTACAAATTGCTAACATAAGATGAAATCTCTCAGGCTCcattgaaaattattctttttgtgttgtttgtaaTATGTCTGTGTTCTGTGTACACAGATGAGTGTGTATGGCTGCATATGTAATGCATAAAAACGCACGTAGCACCTCTTAATTGCAGACCACCAAAGATAAGCATAGGGCTTTGCCTAGCATAGAGGTCAGCAATGAAGCTATCAAGAGGCAAGGGTTAAATGATCTGCATTGTGTGGAGACAcaggagcagagaaagctcttcCTTATATAAAGTGAACTTTATCCTAAGCACAGTTTAGGGGTGGGAGTGAATTAATTTCTCAATGTCTGTATGTCCTAATTACTAGCTTCTCTTGAagtcttccttccttcttaGATGCCCTCTTTCCCTGTAGTACAGGGGACAGACCACAGTGAAACTTCCACAAGTAAACAAAATTTGTGTAGTGGCTTTTGTTGAGCTTGGAAGTCAAACTGCCCATAGTGTTACTCTGTTGAGATACAAAGCAATACAGAGATGAGCcagttcaaaaggaaaaatgttttcttgggGAAGTTTCAGATTTTGAGCCCTCATTTTTACTAGTAGCACAGATGGCACATGTTTCAgcttatataaaatatacactACAAGATGTCAGCAGGGACAGCTTTACTCTTTCTCTAATGTAATACAGTTGTTTCCTCAAGTAATTAATAAATCTCATGATAAGAATTAAGCCCTTTAATACCATTACTCTACTGGTGCTTCATGTCCTTGTTGCACAGTGCCATGGAGGTTTCAAGTAACTGCAAGATTGCATTCCCAGGCTGCCTGAGACCAAAACCCTATCAGCAATTGATATGTTTTGAAGGAAATGTGCTTTTACTTATCACTGCTTTTAGTTATTGCACTCACAAACATGAATTTTGATGTTTCAAAAGCTTTCACACTTTTGTAATTTCCTCTGGGaacaaatatatgaaaaatcCAATACTCAGAAGATTTCCCTGGTACGGGTATTTCTGGTTGAGGTGAGGCTAGATATTTGGTCTGTATTTACGCTCAGTAAAGTTTTCCTGCtcttctaaatttaaaaagggaagaaaggagtttagctaaatgaaaaagtttgaagaaaatgtaattactttattttatctGAGATATAACATACTGAAAATACCAACAAAATAATAAGACTATGAAAATagtagttaaaaataaaagctggacCATAGCCTGATAGGTAGATGACATCTTCCTCAGTTGCCTGTACATGACACTGTCAGTGGCTGCTatgtacaaatattttttttttttttggaggagttTTGCAGTAAATAAAGGAAAGCTCTCTACTTCAGGAATAATCAGGCAAAATCTAAATCCTGTCTTCTCTAGGAATCATGTTAGATGATGAGGGGGTTATCTTAACACCTAGGTATCCTTGCAGGAAATGCCACTGACACAGAAGTAGCACAGTGAGCAGGCTATACCCAGTACCTTTTCTGGCTTGCTGGAGATACTTGGCCAGCAAGGCACCAATGTTGGCTCTTTGGTCGATGCTTCCATCCAGCCGTGCCATGGATTTCAGCGGCCCAGTGGACGAAGGGGCGCGGATATGCCGGTGATGTTCTGTCAAGCTCTGCTCAAGCTCAGCAGCCAGTGGATTCCCATTGTGCGAGCCCACGGTTTGCTGTCCGAAACAGCTCACCGAGAGCACAGCCAGGAACACACAGATGCAAATACCACTGTACATTGCTGGGGAGGAAGGCAACAAAAGGCTGTTAAAACAACCAGGTGTACTACGTTCTATGCTGTCCTTAACCTCTTCCGCCGTTGGGGGTGCTGGTTTCGGAGCAAATCGGGGTtgtgttgggctttttttaatgtagctAGCTGTGGGATCTGTCTTAAGTTGCAAAACATGTATATAAATAGCTAAATATCCCTTGATAAGAGGAAGATAcagttaattaattttgtttcttctggtgTGGTGTGCGCTGTGTCTCCCTAGTCTACTCAAttcttatttgcttttattttttggaagTTGTATTTCATAAAAACTTAAGTGAGATGAATCcatctctgtgaaaaaaatctcaggatTCAAACATTTTGGTATTTTGCCAATGTAATAAAACCTGCTCTTATTACAGATACTCAGTTTTGACAAGTTCTGTGAAGAGCCTATATTCTACCAACCTTCACTGAGTTGAACTTCAGTGTTCAAGAGGTTTCATCTCATCataaacaaaaagtaaaaacaaaaacttgtcccaaggaaagaaaaagtaaaatctaaCACCCCTGCCCCAAAGCACTTGATCTAATAGCCGAGCTGGTAAAAGGTATTTAGTCAAAAGCCGTAAAAAATAAAGTGCAACTTAATAATCTTCATATAAAACAGAGAATTCAGATTTTAACATGTACTAAGCAAAACAATGTTGGTTTACTAAATTGTTTTATCACATAAGctgaaatagtatttttttctggaaacagagaaattaCTCCCAGTTATTAGGAGAAACAAACTACCTAGTACTTAATGCTATGGGGGTCATTTCCATTTATAAATACACACGAAATATCCCAGCTATATGAAAATTTTTGAATCATTTAAATGCCGTACACTGAACCTaaccttttaatttaaaagtggataaaattaagtttatttgCCCAACGCATACACTAGATTGAAAACATTTATGATGTATAAAACATGGCAGTTTTAAAGTATTGTTAGGACATGAATGAAGAAGTTCGTAAGGTCACCCCAGCGTGGTTATTAGTGAGGTACCCATCTAGGCTGGGTACTTAGAAATGGAAGGTGAGCTGTATCCTTTCAACCTCCTTGATTCCTGTATTTTTTACATACacgcacacacatatatgtattcATGTCCATACTATCGACTCCAAAGCCAACAACTCACCGCCATTGGctgtttcccttcccagcctgcccCGTGGGGAGCCCACCGCCGACCAGACCACCTCTCCCCGCATCCCGCGCCCCGCGCTGGGGACCGCGCCCGTCGGGAGCGCCCGGAATCACTCTTTGCCCGGCGGACCCGGTGCTTTTTGCCCGGCAAGCAGCGGGATACCCTCAGAACCGCCGCACAGGTAGGTGCCAGGCATCCCCCTTTCCTttgcctccctcccccccacccaGCAGTGGTGCCGCCAGAGGAGAGTGACAGGCGCTCCCTACCTTTCCGCTGCGGTTTCCCAAGGTCCGACTCGAGTTGGGAGTAGCGAAGCGAGTCCCGTGTGTGCCCAGGCAGGGAAGTCAGGGGAGATTCAGCCTCGGCCCCTTAAATAGCGGCGGGCACCGCGGCGGTGTTTACACATCTCTGACGCagccggggccgccgcccgcTCAGACTCCCGCTACatcgcccccccccccgcccggcaCCGGGGGGAGTGTGTTccgcggggggagcggggctgctTCCCCgcactccctccctccttcccgcCGGCCGGTGCCGCAGCGGCGCTGGTTGCGGGGGTGTGCGGGCTCCGCGCGGGGCTGGTCCCCGACGGGCGCTCTCGGCTGGGCAcggaggagctggaagcccaGGCTGGCTTCCAGCtgggtatttaaaaaatgctccTGAGCGGAGGTATGCCCGCACCTCCCGCCCCGGCGAGAGGCTTCAGGTGGGGCTCATGCCCCAGCACAAGCAGCACCCGCCGTCGGGATCCGCTGCCGGGCCGCGGAGGGCGGGCTCGCTCTGACTGCGCTCCCCAGCTGCGCCAGGTGCGGGGACTGGGGCGTTGTGTTTCGccctctgcagcctcctgcGACCTGAGCGCGGAGGCACAAACGACTCCATCCCCCGCTTCCTCCCCAGAGCTCTGCCGAATATCTGCTCAGGAAGACGGGACGCTCATTTTATTTAgaagacaaagcaaaatataaagCCAAGGACCATGTCCTCAGAAAGCCGAGGATGGAGATGCCTTTGACGTGGGTTCTCTCTCACCGACCCCAGAGTTACCAATCTCCCCTGGTCGCTGCGGGGACCGCTAACCCTTCCCGCGCCCTCCGCCGGGCCGCTGCTTCCCTGAGGCGACCATCGCCAGGTCCACGCAGCAGCCTCGGACGCCCTCCCGCCTCCTCGTTTTCGAGGGGTGGAGGAAGTCCCCTTAAGCTCGGGCCGCCTGGGCTGCCGCGCCGAGGCCGCAGCGGGACGGGCAGGGCCGGCTGGGGCAGCAATTCCCGCAGCCGTAAGGTCCCGCCCGAACCTCCCTACAGGGCATCCCCCTGGAACAGCCGCTCCTCGGgacccagctctgggctccGGCGTCACCGTGCCCAGTCTGTGTCTTAAAATTTACAGCTTGGGGGCGAGTCCACCGGTTGCTTTCCCCTCTCcgggaagggagctggggatcCCTGAGACACCGAGGTTCCCCTGGTTGCCGCCTGTGCTGAGCGGAGCGTGCGGGGGTGCAGAGTGCCGGCTGGGGCGCGGGGCGCGGGTGTGCTCCTAACCCATAGAAGACAGGGCTCCTGGGAGCGAGGACAGCACTGCTTCCCCATCCTGTTTCCTCGCGCCGGTCCTGCCGGCTGCACATCGCCCCGCGCATCCCGCCCGCGCCCTTCCCGCCGCGGCCGGCAGAGGGCGATCCGGCTGCACGAGGGAAATAAATCCACGGAAAAGTCACGAAGTCCCGCGGCAGGAGGGTGTCACGAGGCCTGGGAGTGGGGAAAAGCCAGCCTGTCGGCACCTCCTCAGCGCAGGGGAGCCCCGGCTGCTAGTGGCCAGCGGTGGCCGAGCTGAAGGCGCGGGGAATGCCGAGGTGCCGGCGTTGATGGAGCGGGACGGGCGGGAGAGGGATGGCGTGGCTACCGCGTCCAGGCGCCCTAGTGGGGCGAGATTTGGAGGTGGCGGGGATGGCGATGGACCAGCTCTCTCACCGCCTTCCCGCCACTGACAGGGCGTTGCCGAGTGGGATACGGCACCTGAGCTGCGGGCTGCCTTTCATCTCCCACACCGGTGCCGGCATCAGGCAGAGTTGCCATCCCAggttgattaaaaaaaaagaagtaaaatcaaaagctttttttaaaacagaaatgtaagTTGAAGCAATTTGCCAGCCCTGAAATTATTCCAGCAGTACCTGTCGAAGTGCTAGTTTAATAGCTGTGTCtgtctccagaaaaaaaaacaaccaaccaaccaaccaaccaaacaaacaaaacgcaaaactaaaaaaaaaacaaaaccaaatggtAATATTCCTGATAATTCAGTTTCCCTATTTTGACTTGGTGGGAAAAGTACTCACTACTATTAGTCAATTAAATAGTCAACACTGAATTGAACTGTAGGTGTCTGGGAAGTGTATCACAATCTTTCTGGGAAGACACAATAACAATTCTTATATAGTCACATTAAGCCCTTGTGAACCTCACTGTAGATAATGAGTTCCCCAGGGACCAGCCCAAAGCttaacagaagagaaagacagagTACTTACtaatatatgcatatacataatTTATATCAGAGGGATATAAATATAAGTGCAGGCATTTAAGTCTGATATATTTGCCTGATTGAACAAATACGCGCTATAGGAGTTAATTTATGTTAAGCTGATTTAGAGTATAATTTCACTTATAAATATATCCAGGACTGGACAAAAGGAgtgagagagtgtgtgtgtgtgtgcacatgtgtgtgcgCAGGTGTGGTAGCCAAACTTCCTCTTTGTGTTCATGAATAGACAGAAAGGCAACAACATATGAAATGGAATAGAGAAAACAGGAATGATGTCAAGTTATTTAAGTCAGCAGTGCTGCACCATCTGTAACTTGGGTAATACACTTTTGAACACCAGATTTTCCTAATTGTTTGAAACTGTTGACAAGTTGCGATCCTCGGTAAATATATGCTAATTAACGGCATTTTTGAATTGTTTTGAGCAGAGATAAAAGACCAGACAACCTGTTCAGCATGAGCAAATATGACGTCAGGACTCTGAGGTGAGTTGCCTGCAGAAATGCAACTATGTATTACTTCACAGATGTGGCACAAAGAGGAAAGAATTGGGGTTTAATTTGTGGTTTAATTTGTGGTTCGACCAGTGTTTTTGTCAGGTGCTGGGTCTAGATGTGCATCGTGGATGAGTAAAGTGTCAGCCACAGGAGGGCCTTGTGCCACCATCACATGTGGGGTAAGACAGAGGCTGCTCAAGCACATGACTTCAGCCTTAGATCACCAGAAAGAAAAGTACTTTGACTGCACCAGAGCTTGAGTGATATAGCAAGAATCCAAGTACACatgcaaaacaaatttaaatctAATGTGAACCCTGCAATGCAGTAAATGCTAATATAGATGTATCCCTGAGGTGGAAGCCGGACGATACCATAGTTTAGATACttcaggctttttaaaatttgttttctggcaAGAGTCTTTTAAAAGTTGAGTTTCTCTAACCTTTTCCCCTTGATAATCAAGATATCTCTATCCTCAACTGCTTTCTCTATTTATTTGCCAAACATTTTGTGCTGTTTAGCTGAGGCAGCAAAAGACAGTGTCTAGCTAAGCATACATTTTGTGCTGTTCCAGCATAAAGCTGGGAGTTGGGTTTGGAGCAAGAAGGTAGCATGAGAACAGAGGGATGGAGATATTTCCTTATATCTGTTCTGCAGTGGGGATGGCCAGCATCACCAGTGTAAGTAGTTAGAGCACAAGTCATGGTGCTAATGTCTCAATCTCTCTCTgctgtgagctggagcagagactGTCTGTGAGTGACAGAGTGGCAGCAAGCCCAGCTCTTTCCTGCAGCAGTAAGCATGCAGGTGCTGTGCAATACTTCCTTTCTGTCCGTGTGCATGTGTCTCTACAGGATATGTTTGTCTTGGCAATGCCACAAATAATTTGCAGTAGCATGGTTGTCACATGGACAGCATGGCAACATACATATTtgatgccttttctttttagcCAAAAACTCCCCATGTGGATATTACTCAGTGTTATTGTGTGGCTTTGGATTCCAAGACATTTAGGCTGAATACTAAATATAGCACCATATACTGCTAAGTATATTGGGACTTTAGACCTTGAGGGATAAAGCCAGGTGACTATCCTGTGGGACCAGGTGGCTTCATGTCCAACTGTGTAACAAGGAATacattctttcatttctgagtattacatttttttctgattaatacTCTGCaaggtttttttactttcatctGGACCCTGACACTTATGGGTAACATTCTGTGCTGTGTTGGGTCAAAttaatgtggggttttttatgtgaAACTGCTGGAGTGGCAGTCTGGAGGATTAGAGTGAAGTAGGACTAATTGGCAGAG is part of the Chiroxiphia lanceolata isolate bChiLan1 chromosome 1, bChiLan1.pri, whole genome shotgun sequence genome and encodes:
- the CCK gene encoding cholecystokinin, which codes for MYSGICICVFLAVLSVSCFGQQTVGSHNGNPLAAELEQSLTEHHRHIRAPSSTGPLKSMARLDGSIDQRANIGALLAKYLQQARKGSTGRLSVMGNRVQSIDPTHRINDRDYMGWMDFGRRSAEEYEYSS